A stretch of Synechococcus sp. WH 8020 DNA encodes these proteins:
- a CDS encoding ecotin family protein, with protein sequence MGLGFLRLVLPLLMVAASAPAVAIPRLDLSGYPAPKPGLKRWVIQPSGLLPKSNDPMISAHPLDWRVQLIVGKEVEMDCNLKRLSGPSLSMQRLPQASGKALFEVSGPVLVLSTRMACNSEQNKGKSFLSLGKQPYLIPYNASWPVVVDLPNGVELRWRVWKAETRQQEAVKL encoded by the coding sequence ATGGGCCTGGGATTCTTGAGGCTGGTATTGCCTCTGCTGATGGTTGCTGCTTCAGCCCCTGCTGTTGCGATTCCCCGTCTTGATCTGAGTGGTTATCCAGCACCCAAGCCAGGTCTGAAGCGTTGGGTGATTCAGCCCTCGGGCCTTCTCCCGAAGAGTAACGACCCGATGATTTCAGCCCATCCACTCGATTGGCGCGTCCAGTTGATCGTGGGGAAGGAGGTGGAGATGGACTGCAATCTGAAACGCTTGTCGGGTCCGTCCTTATCAATGCAGCGACTTCCTCAAGCCTCTGGAAAGGCCTTGTTTGAAGTGAGTGGGCCAGTGCTGGTGCTGAGTACGCGCATGGCTTGCAATTCGGAACAAAACAAAGGCAAATCTTTTTTGTCCCTTGGTAAGCAGCCCTATTTGATTCCCTACAACGCGTCTTGGCCGGTTGTGGTGGATCTTCCCAATGGGGTGGAGTTGCGCTGGAGAGTTTGGAAAGCTGAGACGCGTCAGCAGGAAGCCGTGAAGCTTTGA
- the queC gene encoding 7-cyano-7-deazaguanine synthase QueC yields the protein MTDSTAIALLSGGLDSATAAALAIQSGFRVIGLSFDYGQRHRRELDAAVEIAKALNLAEHHTINVDLAMWGGSSLTDHAQTLPTSGVETSIIPNTYVPGRNTVFIAIGLSLAEARGADRLVLGVNAVDYSGYPDCRPDYLEAFQDLANLSSRAGREGHGPTLWAPLVEWSKQKIAEEALHLGVPIERTWSCYSGGDVPCGVCDSCRIRDEALLAAGRPDLCSPGRP from the coding sequence ATGACCGATTCCACCGCGATTGCCCTGCTCTCGGGAGGGCTTGATTCCGCAACGGCTGCTGCTTTGGCCATCCAGTCAGGCTTTCGCGTGATTGGCCTCTCTTTTGATTACGGCCAGCGCCATCGCAGGGAGCTTGATGCCGCCGTAGAGATCGCTAAGGCTCTGAACCTGGCTGAACATCACACCATCAACGTGGATTTGGCGATGTGGGGAGGCTCCTCACTCACCGATCACGCCCAAACCCTTCCCACCAGCGGCGTTGAGACGAGCATCATCCCGAACACGTATGTCCCAGGGCGAAACACCGTGTTCATTGCGATCGGACTCAGCCTCGCCGAAGCGCGGGGTGCCGATCGACTCGTGCTGGGGGTGAATGCCGTGGACTACTCGGGCTATCCCGACTGCCGGCCCGATTATCTAGAGGCATTTCAGGATCTCGCTAACCTCAGCAGCCGCGCTGGACGTGAAGGCCATGGTCCAACACTGTGGGCACCACTTGTGGAGTGGAGTAAACAGAAAATTGCAGAAGAAGCACTACATCTAGGGGTTCCCATCGAACGCACCTGGAGTTGCTACAGCGGAGGCGACGTGCCCTGTGGTGTCTGCGACAGCTGCCGCATCCGTGATGAAGCGTTGCTCGCCGCCGGACGGCCAGACCTATGCAGCCCAGGCCGTCCATGA
- a CDS encoding anthranilate synthase component I family protein: MQPRPSMNSNQTGSQKLIRSKHPWIEPDSVAQALAEEHGEAGLIWLDGDASDLGRWLTLAAEPLEQRCCRGLPGEVGATNPFEALRSLDPGHWTGWLSYDAAAWLEPTNSWRSDAMASLWIGRHDPVLRFDLQQREVWIEGRDAKRHAEMERWILGRRDRFNRSPKALPNPKPLHTAWVRHSDRQAYAKGVERIRELIGMGDLFQANLTSCSSTTLQESVNNLELFRRLRRACPAPFAGLVVASGEANGEALLSTSPERFMEVLPNGAVQTRPIKGTRPRDSDPQRDADQAAALVCSEKDRAENVMIVDLLRNDLGRVCIPGSVDVPQLVHLESYARVHHLTSVVNGKLKDGLNWVDLLEASWPGGSISGAPKLRACQRLQELEPKGRGPYCGSLLTLNWDGRFDSNILIRTVLRKNNELLVHAGCGIVADSDPQAEADELDWKLLPLLEALE; the protein is encoded by the coding sequence ATGCAGCCCAGGCCGTCCATGAACTCCAATCAAACCGGCAGCCAAAAACTGATTCGCAGCAAGCATCCCTGGATCGAACCGGATTCAGTCGCACAAGCGCTAGCCGAAGAGCATGGCGAGGCTGGCTTGATTTGGCTGGACGGGGATGCCAGCGACCTGGGGCGTTGGCTCACCTTGGCAGCTGAGCCTCTCGAGCAACGCTGTTGCCGAGGATTGCCAGGGGAGGTTGGAGCCACCAATCCATTTGAAGCTCTGCGCTCGCTCGATCCGGGGCACTGGACGGGCTGGCTTAGTTACGACGCCGCCGCCTGGCTCGAACCCACAAATTCCTGGCGAAGCGATGCCATGGCGAGTCTTTGGATCGGGCGGCACGACCCCGTTTTGCGCTTTGACCTACAACAACGGGAGGTGTGGATTGAGGGGCGTGATGCCAAACGCCATGCCGAAATGGAGCGCTGGATACTGGGACGACGTGACCGATTCAACCGAAGCCCGAAAGCACTCCCCAACCCCAAACCCCTGCATACAGCTTGGGTACGCCACAGCGACAGGCAGGCTTATGCCAAGGGCGTTGAGCGAATTCGCGAGCTGATCGGGATGGGAGATCTCTTTCAAGCCAATCTCACCAGTTGCTCCAGCACAACGTTGCAGGAATCGGTCAACAATCTGGAGCTCTTTCGGCGCTTGCGTCGAGCCTGCCCGGCACCCTTTGCCGGTCTCGTCGTTGCCAGCGGTGAAGCCAATGGCGAAGCCCTCCTATCCACATCGCCGGAACGCTTCATGGAAGTGCTGCCCAATGGTGCTGTTCAAACAAGGCCGATCAAGGGAACGCGCCCTCGAGATTCGGATCCACAACGGGATGCTGATCAAGCCGCTGCACTGGTTTGCAGCGAAAAAGACCGTGCCGAAAACGTGATGATCGTCGACTTGCTACGCAATGACCTTGGCAGGGTCTGCATCCCAGGCAGCGTCGATGTTCCTCAACTGGTCCATCTCGAAAGCTACGCCCGCGTCCACCACCTCACCTCGGTCGTGAACGGCAAACTCAAGGACGGACTGAACTGGGTGGATCTACTGGAAGCGAGCTGGCCAGGGGGTTCAATTAGTGGCGCACCAAAACTGAGAGCGTGCCAACGGCTTCAGGAACTAGAACCCAAAGGTCGAGGTCCCTACTGCGGCTCTTTGCTGACGCTGAATTGGGATGGGCGTTTTGACAGCAATATTTTGATTCGCACCGTTTTGCGCAAAAACAATGAGCTTCTGGTGCATGCAGGCTGCGGCATCGTTGCCGACTCGGATCCTCAAGCAGAAGCCGACGAACTGGACTGGAAACTGCTGCCACTTTTAGAGGCACTGGAGTGA
- a CDS encoding aminotransferase class IV: MTASQPQHAIAWINGTWGRPKELKLPLSDRGLQLADGLFETVLIHHQRACLLDAHLCRWEQSCELLGMASPPTRPWLDPLIQEAIERLGLEQRAGALRLNWSRGDGSERGIGLDHNSADPSRHRFWMTLQTHTPTFESVRTWISRHEYRQASSLMSRCKTFSYGQAIQVRREAQQRGAEDGLMLSTNGTLCCGSSANLVIERHGQWLTPPLSDGCLPGVMRGEALKQGLVQEQSLAAEPQPDDQWLLINSLGCRTISQVNGKPLTNRGNGEALWRSLVPSHSEKSLPS, translated from the coding sequence GTGACAGCATCTCAGCCACAACACGCCATCGCCTGGATCAACGGAACGTGGGGACGGCCTAAAGAGCTAAAGCTGCCACTCAGCGACAGAGGGCTACAGCTCGCCGATGGCCTGTTCGAAACGGTCCTTATTCATCACCAACGTGCCTGCTTATTAGACGCACACCTCTGTCGATGGGAGCAAAGTTGTGAGCTATTAGGAATGGCATCACCTCCTACAAGGCCGTGGTTGGATCCATTGATTCAAGAAGCGATCGAACGACTTGGACTCGAACAGAGGGCAGGGGCGCTGCGCCTGAACTGGAGTCGAGGCGATGGAAGCGAACGAGGGATTGGGCTCGATCACAACTCAGCCGACCCCTCCAGGCATCGTTTTTGGATGACATTGCAAACTCATACGCCAACGTTCGAGTCCGTACGCACATGGATCAGTCGTCATGAATATCGGCAAGCATCAAGCCTGATGAGCCGATGCAAAACCTTTTCCTATGGACAAGCGATTCAAGTGCGCCGGGAGGCTCAACAGAGGGGAGCTGAGGATGGATTGATGCTCAGCACCAATGGCACTCTGTGCTGCGGAAGCAGCGCCAATCTTGTGATCGAACGCCATGGCCAGTGGCTCACACCACCCTTAAGCGATGGCTGCCTACCTGGAGTGATGAGGGGTGAAGCCCTCAAGCAGGGACTGGTGCAAGAGCAATCGCTTGCAGCAGAACCGCAACCGGATGACCAATGGTTATTAATCAACAGTCTTGGCTGCAGGACGATCAGCCAAGTGAATGGCAAACCACTCACAAACAGAGGGAATGGAGAAGCCCTCTGGAGATCCTTAGTGCCATCTCATTCTGAGAAATCATTGCCATCCTGA
- a CDS encoding APC family permease, with translation MELRRDLSLTSLTLTVVTGTIGSGWLFASYYAARIAGPASLPAWLLGGSISFLLALVFAELGSLINSSGALAQVPLLSHGRLSGFIGGWSIWISYLCVPTIELLAMLDYLDSSLPWLTQDRNGTQILSGAGLAVAIVLMVFFTWINLNGVKGLARWINNLTIWKLIVPLLVASVLMLLSQHWGNLSIPVTIASDPAAIKADTGTELVNAVGSGGILFCLLGFRTAVDLAGEARNPQRNVPLAMGLGLGISLLIYLVLQWSFLVSVPPEALQQGWSQLSLSQHGGPLAAIALGLGLGWMVVLLLIDAALSPSTTAMAYLGVSARVSWMMGRCKLLPESLGRVNRHGVPDIAVISSLILGCALFFIGPGWQQVVAFLTAAQMIALAMGPASLLALRQQLPKEREHFRIPCPTTLSALAFVMATWAANWCGRTALEGAVLAIGIPSLLFALHNWRKRQPIETKAGLWWGLYLGLLVLDMELFSKGRPFELSNLTHLAVLAGMALLVLPIAVSTALPEVSPHALTHLGNDRQPAD, from the coding sequence ATGGAATTACGGCGTGACTTAAGCCTCACAAGCCTCACCCTGACCGTCGTCACCGGAACCATTGGCTCGGGATGGTTGTTTGCCTCCTATTACGCCGCCCGCATCGCTGGACCCGCCAGCCTGCCCGCATGGCTCTTGGGCGGTTCGATTTCCTTCCTTCTCGCTCTGGTGTTTGCGGAGTTGGGCTCACTCATCAACAGTTCCGGGGCACTAGCCCAGGTTCCACTCCTCAGTCATGGACGCCTGTCTGGCTTCATCGGTGGCTGGAGCATCTGGATCAGCTACCTGTGCGTCCCAACCATCGAGCTGTTAGCCATGCTCGATTATCTCGACAGCAGTCTTCCCTGGCTCACGCAGGATCGGAACGGCACGCAAATTCTTAGCGGAGCCGGTCTGGCTGTCGCCATCGTGTTGATGGTGTTTTTCACCTGGATCAACCTCAACGGCGTTAAGGGGCTGGCCCGCTGGATCAACAACCTCACCATCTGGAAGTTGATCGTGCCCCTCCTTGTCGCGAGTGTGTTGATGCTGCTCAGTCAGCACTGGGGGAACCTGAGTATCCCGGTCACGATCGCCAGCGATCCAGCTGCAATCAAAGCTGACACCGGTACGGAACTTGTGAATGCCGTAGGAAGCGGAGGCATCCTGTTTTGCCTCCTTGGCTTTCGTACAGCCGTTGACCTCGCTGGAGAAGCGCGCAACCCCCAACGCAATGTGCCGCTAGCCATGGGACTAGGGCTAGGGATCAGCCTGCTGATTTACCTGGTTCTGCAATGGTCCTTCCTGGTGAGCGTGCCACCAGAAGCCCTACAACAAGGATGGTCCCAACTCAGCCTCAGCCAACATGGCGGCCCGCTCGCAGCCATTGCCCTTGGCCTTGGGCTCGGCTGGATGGTGGTGCTCCTACTCATCGACGCCGCACTCTCCCCCAGCACAACGGCGATGGCCTATTTAGGGGTCTCGGCTCGAGTGAGCTGGATGATGGGGCGCTGCAAACTGCTCCCTGAGTCCCTGGGTCGGGTCAATCGACATGGAGTACCGGATATCGCTGTTATCAGCAGCTTGATCTTGGGATGCGCCCTGTTCTTCATTGGCCCAGGCTGGCAACAGGTTGTGGCTTTTCTCACGGCAGCCCAGATGATCGCTCTAGCCATGGGACCAGCAAGTTTGTTGGCCCTACGCCAACAACTCCCCAAGGAGCGAGAACATTTTCGGATTCCTTGTCCCACCACACTCAGTGCCCTGGCTTTCGTGATGGCGACATGGGCGGCGAACTGGTGCGGACGCACAGCGTTGGAGGGAGCGGTGCTCGCCATCGGAATCCCAAGCCTGCTGTTTGCACTTCACAACTGGAGAAAACGCCAACCCATTGAAACCAAAGCAGGGCTTTGGTGGGGTCTCTATCTAGGACTTCTTGTATTAGATATGGAGTTATTCAGCAAGGGACGACCCTTCGAGCTCTCGAACCTGACCCATCTCGCAGTGTTAGCGGGAATGGCACTTTTGGTGCTGCCGATCGCGGTCAGCACCGCTTTGCCTGAAGTATCACCCCATGCACTCACACACTTAGGAAACGATCGACAACCTGCTGACTGA
- the urtE gene encoding urea ABC transporter ATP-binding subunit UrtE: MTMLEIRGLNTYYGESHILRDVDLRVRAGEMVCLIGRNGVGKTTLLKSLIGLLKPRSGEIVFEGQGMERQPPHRRARSGIGYVPQGREIIPQLTVEENLMLGMEALPGGLARNRRIDPFIYELFPILQEFLSRKGGDLSGGQQQQLAIARALLGQPKLLLLDEPTEGIQPNIVQDIEAAVQRIIAEKGIGVLLVEQHLHFVRQADRYYAMQRGGIVASGSTSELSQQVVDRFLSV; this comes from the coding sequence ATGACAATGCTCGAAATTCGAGGCCTTAATACTTATTACGGCGAGAGCCACATTCTTCGAGATGTGGACCTCAGAGTTCGTGCCGGGGAAATGGTCTGTCTGATTGGCCGGAATGGTGTGGGTAAGACCACTCTCCTAAAGTCTCTGATCGGTTTGCTTAAGCCACGGTCCGGTGAGATTGTCTTCGAAGGCCAGGGAATGGAGCGTCAGCCTCCTCATCGGAGAGCAAGGTCAGGAATCGGTTATGTACCTCAGGGCAGAGAAATCATCCCTCAATTGACTGTCGAAGAGAATTTGATGTTGGGGATGGAGGCCCTTCCGGGAGGTCTTGCGCGAAATCGTCGCATCGACCCTTTTATCTATGAACTTTTCCCAATTCTCCAGGAGTTTCTTTCACGTAAAGGTGGTGATCTTTCTGGTGGTCAGCAGCAGCAGCTTGCCATTGCTCGTGCACTTTTAGGTCAGCCTAAATTGTTGCTTCTTGATGAGCCCACAGAGGGTATTCAACCCAATATTGTGCAGGATATTGAGGCTGCCGTTCAACGAATTATTGCTGAAAAAGGGATTGGTGTATTGCTTGTGGAGCAGCATTTGCATTTTGTTCGCCAGGCAGATCGTTACTACGCCATGCAGCGAGGTGGAATTGTGGCCAGTGGCTCTACGTCAGAGCTCAGTCAGCAGGTTGTCGATCGTTTCCTAAGTGTGTGA
- the urtD gene encoding urea ABC transporter ATP-binding protein UrtD, which yields MSRVVSGSSPLLELTDITVSFDGFLALRDLNLSLRPGELRAVIGPNGAGKTTFLDVITGKVAPSSGGVLFKGRSLVGIPEHRIARLGIGRKFQSPRVFEDLTVQDNLALAVSRSKQPWSLLFGRIRAEQRDQIHHLMNIVNLQSRADWRAGSLSHGQKQWLEIAMLVGQDPDLLLVDEPVAGLTDEETDLTADLLKSLAGDHTVLVIEHDMEFIRRLDSPVSVLHQGHVLCEGSMDQVQQDPRVIEVYLGTTEDDAL from the coding sequence ATGAGCAGAGTCGTTTCTGGATCCAGCCCACTGCTGGAGCTCACTGACATCACGGTTAGTTTCGATGGTTTTCTTGCCCTTCGTGACCTTAATCTCAGCTTGCGACCTGGAGAACTGCGGGCGGTAATTGGTCCCAATGGTGCTGGGAAGACCACGTTTCTAGATGTCATCACTGGAAAGGTTGCTCCTAGCTCAGGAGGCGTGCTCTTCAAAGGTCGCTCTCTGGTTGGAATCCCAGAACACCGCATTGCTCGACTTGGAATCGGACGAAAATTCCAAAGCCCTCGAGTGTTTGAAGATTTAACTGTCCAGGACAACTTGGCATTGGCTGTTAGTCGGTCTAAACAGCCTTGGTCTTTGCTGTTTGGTCGCATTCGTGCTGAGCAGCGCGACCAAATTCATCATTTAATGAACATTGTTAATCTTCAGTCTCGTGCCGACTGGAGAGCAGGATCTCTGTCTCATGGACAGAAGCAGTGGTTGGAAATTGCGATGTTGGTTGGCCAGGACCCAGACCTCTTGCTGGTTGATGAACCGGTTGCTGGTCTGACGGATGAAGAAACTGATCTTACGGCTGACTTGCTGAAGTCTTTAGCTGGTGACCACACTGTCTTAGTGATTGAGCACGATATGGAATTCATTCGTCGTCTTGATAGCCCTGTGTCGGTGTTGCATCAGGGCCATGTTCTTTGTGAGGGATCGATGGACCAAGTGCAACAGGATCCCCGCGTGATTGAAGTTTATTTGGGAACGACGGAGGACGACGCTCTATGA
- the urtC gene encoding urea ABC transporter permease subunit UrtC, whose amino-acid sequence MLRSFQQRPWLVVTVWVLIIAAIVAAPSVLPVFRLNLLGRFLSLAIVALGIDLIWGFTGLLSLGQGIFFALGGYAAAMYLQLRSSIDMPNSIPEFFSLYGVDRLPLFWEPFRSPLFTLIAIWLIPALLAGVLGNLVFRNRIKGVYFSILTQAALLVFFNFFNGQQKLINGTNGLKTDVTVLFGQLELGSPEMQRGFFWLTAVIVILVWIFLRWVVRDRFGNVLIAIRDDEPRLRFTGYNPTLFKTIVFAIAGGLAGIGGALYTVQSGIVSPQFMTVPFSIEMVIWVAVGGRGTLVGAILGSVSIMYAKSLVSEALPETWLFIQGGLFILVVTALPEGVIGWFRGAGPRNLMSRVGFSRPIGTYPQLEVDGNEEVQS is encoded by the coding sequence ATGTTGCGTTCCTTTCAACAACGCCCCTGGCTCGTCGTGACAGTTTGGGTGTTGATCATTGCGGCAATCGTTGCTGCACCATCGGTTCTGCCTGTTTTTCGCTTGAACCTGCTGGGTCGCTTTTTATCTCTAGCGATTGTGGCGCTTGGGATTGATTTGATTTGGGGCTTTACCGGACTTCTTAGTCTTGGACAGGGAATTTTCTTTGCGCTTGGAGGTTATGCCGCTGCGATGTATCTCCAACTTAGGAGTTCTATCGATATGCCCAACTCTATTCCGGAATTTTTCAGTCTTTATGGGGTTGATCGGTTGCCTTTATTTTGGGAGCCCTTTCGATCGCCTTTGTTTACGCTCATTGCAATTTGGCTGATCCCTGCGTTGCTCGCAGGTGTGTTAGGGAACTTGGTATTTCGTAATCGGATTAAGGGGGTTTATTTTTCGATTCTGACCCAGGCTGCTCTGTTGGTCTTTTTCAATTTCTTCAATGGTCAGCAAAAATTAATCAATGGCACCAATGGTCTCAAAACCGATGTCACTGTGTTGTTTGGTCAGCTCGAATTGGGCTCGCCAGAGATGCAACGCGGTTTCTTTTGGTTGACTGCTGTCATTGTGATCTTAGTGTGGATATTTTTACGTTGGGTTGTTCGTGATCGCTTTGGAAATGTTCTGATTGCAATCCGTGATGATGAACCAAGGCTCCGCTTTACGGGTTACAACCCAACGTTGTTTAAAACCATTGTGTTTGCAATCGCTGGGGGCTTAGCGGGTATTGGTGGTGCGCTCTACACAGTGCAATCAGGTATTGTTTCGCCACAGTTTATGACTGTACCGTTTTCGATTGAAATGGTGATTTGGGTTGCTGTTGGTGGTCGTGGAACATTAGTCGGAGCGATTCTTGGATCCGTTTCAATCATGTATGCCAAAAGTTTGGTGAGTGAGGCTTTGCCAGAAACCTGGCTTTTTATTCAAGGTGGTTTGTTCATCCTTGTGGTAACGGCATTGCCGGAAGGTGTGATTGGTTGGTTCCGTGGAGCAGGTCCAAGAAATCTGATGTCTCGTGTGGGCTTTTCTCGCCCCATCGGTACTTATCCACAACTTGAAGTTGATGGCAATGAGGAGGTGCAGTCATGA
- a CDS encoding ABC transporter permease subunit: MELLFESLFNGVAIGSVLLMAALGLAIVFGLMGVINLAHGELIMLGAYTTYVVQLIFKLPFLAPVYNAYVLVAIPCAFAVSGVIGILLERTVIRRLYGNPLETLLATWGVSLILQQFVRSVPLAYAAGMVVFLVLGFSLPLFLPTPLLEGRQSRLVRSGGWAVSALIGVLCAGGLASQISRIARATSRNVDVTAPKWMRGGLEWMDLTFPVPRLVIIVMTFIAVVGVIWFLNRSVWGVRIRAVTQNRSMSDCLGIPTDTVDVLTFGIGSGLAGVAGVAVSLLGSVGPNVGTSYIVGCFMVVVLGGVGNLLGTVLASFAIGLLTDLIGAGRLLTIWPDMPGPLASGVEFFATTSMAQVMVFALIVVFLQFRPAGLFPQKGRMVEA; the protein is encoded by the coding sequence GTGGAACTGCTTTTCGAAAGCCTGTTTAACGGTGTGGCCATTGGCTCTGTATTGCTAATGGCTGCCCTTGGACTGGCAATTGTGTTTGGCTTGATGGGTGTGATCAATCTCGCTCATGGCGAATTAATCATGCTTGGTGCTTACACCACGTATGTGGTACAGCTCATTTTCAAACTTCCCTTTCTTGCGCCGGTTTACAACGCCTACGTGCTGGTTGCTATTCCATGCGCCTTTGCTGTAAGCGGTGTGATTGGGATTTTGCTTGAGCGCACAGTCATACGACGTTTGTATGGCAACCCACTTGAGACTTTGCTGGCCACGTGGGGAGTCAGTTTGATCCTCCAGCAGTTTGTGCGCAGCGTTCCGCTTGCTTATGCGGCTGGAATGGTTGTGTTTTTAGTGCTCGGATTCAGTCTTCCGTTGTTTCTTCCGACTCCTCTATTGGAGGGACGTCAATCTCGGCTTGTGCGATCCGGTGGTTGGGCTGTGTCTGCTCTCATTGGTGTGTTGTGCGCTGGTGGATTGGCCTCACAAATCAGTCGTATTGCAAGGGCGACATCCCGCAATGTGGATGTCACCGCTCCGAAGTGGATGCGCGGAGGTCTGGAGTGGATGGATCTCACCTTTCCCGTCCCACGCCTTGTGATCATTGTGATGACCTTCATCGCAGTCGTTGGGGTGATCTGGTTCCTCAACCGCAGCGTTTGGGGGGTCCGGATCAGGGCCGTCACGCAAAACCGTTCGATGAGCGATTGCCTTGGGATTCCCACAGACACGGTTGATGTCCTCACTTTTGGGATTGGTTCAGGTTTGGCCGGGGTGGCGGGAGTTGCCGTGTCGTTGCTGGGTTCGGTGGGCCCCAACGTTGGCACGTCTTACATCGTCGGCTGTTTCATGGTTGTGGTGCTCGGTGGTGTTGGCAATCTGCTGGGTACCGTGCTGGCCTCATTTGCGATCGGCTTGTTAACCGATCTCATTGGAGCAGGGCGTCTGCTCACGATTTGGCCCGATATGCCTGGACCACTGGCTAGCGGTGTTGAATTTTTTGCGACCACGAGCATGGCTCAGGTCATGGTGTTTGCTCTGATTGTGGTGTTCCTTCAGTTCCGTCCTGCAGGTTTGTTCCCGCAAAAAGGCCGCATGGTGGAGGCTTGA
- the urtA gene encoding urea ABC transporter substrate-binding protein, producing the protein MSSSLSKRLFAGMAAASLGLAVTACGGGDEKASSVEYDDSVTVGILHSLTGTMAISESTLVDTEKMAIDEINAAGGVEVDGKKYKIEYIVEDGASDWPTFAEKSKKLIDQDKVPVVFGGWTSASRKAMLPVYESKEAFLYYPIQYEGQECSKNIFYTGATPNQQSEPATSYMFEKSPAAGKPFYLVGSDYVFPRTSNTITKEQVKSLGGEVVGEDYLPLGNTEVAPIIAKIKAALPDGGVIINTLNGDQNVAFFKQIQDAGITPENGYYVMSYSIAEEEISTIGPEFLEGHYGAWNYMMSIDTPASKKFAADFKAKYGDDRVVADPQESAYNMVYLWKKAVEKAGTFDDDKVREALIGIKFDAPQGPIEVRPNHHISQIVRIGEITSDGQFKIVEESDYPIDPQTWNQFEPTSKGFACDWSDPSKGEKYKL; encoded by the coding sequence ATGAGCTCATCATTGTCCAAGCGTCTGTTTGCCGGCATGGCCGCAGCGTCGCTGGGTCTGGCCGTCACTGCTTGCGGCGGTGGCGATGAGAAGGCCTCCAGCGTTGAGTATGACGACAGCGTCACTGTTGGCATCCTGCATTCCCTGACGGGAACGATGGCGATCTCCGAGTCCACTTTGGTGGATACGGAAAAGATGGCCATTGATGAAATCAATGCAGCTGGCGGTGTTGAGGTAGACGGCAAGAAGTACAAAATCGAATATATCGTTGAAGATGGTGCCTCTGATTGGCCAACTTTCGCGGAGAAGTCCAAAAAACTCATCGACCAGGACAAAGTTCCTGTAGTTTTTGGCGGCTGGACTTCTGCCAGTCGTAAGGCCATGCTTCCGGTTTACGAGTCTAAGGAAGCTTTCCTCTACTACCCGATTCAGTACGAAGGGCAGGAGTGCTCGAAAAATATTTTTTACACCGGCGCTACTCCTAATCAGCAGTCTGAGCCGGCGACCAGCTACATGTTCGAGAAGTCGCCTGCTGCCGGAAAGCCTTTCTATTTAGTGGGTTCCGACTACGTATTCCCTCGTACGTCCAACACCATCACCAAAGAGCAAGTGAAGTCTCTTGGTGGAGAAGTCGTTGGTGAAGACTACTTGCCTCTTGGTAACACCGAGGTCGCCCCGATCATTGCCAAGATCAAGGCTGCTCTTCCTGATGGTGGGGTTATTATCAACACCTTGAATGGCGACCAAAATGTTGCCTTCTTCAAGCAGATCCAGGATGCAGGGATTACCCCTGAGAATGGCTATTATGTTATGAGCTACTCAATTGCTGAGGAGGAAATCAGCACGATTGGGCCAGAGTTTCTTGAGGGTCACTATGGAGCCTGGAACTACATGATGTCCATTGATACACCGGCCTCTAAGAAGTTTGCTGCTGACTTTAAGGCCAAGTATGGAGATGACCGAGTAGTTGCTGACCCTCAAGAGTCTGCGTACAACATGGTCTATCTATGGAAAAAGGCAGTTGAGAAAGCAGGTACTTTCGATGATGACAAAGTACGTGAGGCTCTGATTGGCATCAAATTCGATGCTCCTCAAGGCCCAATTGAGGTTCGTCCGAATCACCACATCTCTCAAATCGTTCGGATTGGTGAGATCACTTCAGACGGTCAATTTAAGATTGTAGAAGAGTCTGATTATCCAATTGATCCTCAGACATGGAACCAGTTTGAGCCCACGTCGAAGGGCTTTGCTTGCGATTGGTCTGACCCCAGCAAGGGAGAGAAGTACAAGCTCTGA